The proteins below are encoded in one region of Corvus hawaiiensis isolate bCorHaw1 chromosome 3, bCorHaw1.pri.cur, whole genome shotgun sequence:
- the MRPL19 gene encoding 39S ribosomal protein L19, mitochondrial, producing MAAACGRLAPRGAAIALPGRCFSLSGYRVSSDGKPPKFQPPPKPVIIDRKTQKEERRFLSPEFIPPRGRTDPLKYYIERKDMIQRRKVFNIPEFYVGSVLAVTTADPYASDKSKRFVGICIHRGGKGLGATFVLRNVIEDQGVEICYELYSPRIQAIEVLKLEKRLDENLMYLRDALPEYSTFDVNMKPVPLMDHEEIPVNKLQVRMKPKPWSKRWERPKYNIKGIKFELPEHKMKAAQKWSQPWLEFDMLREYDTSKIEEKIWKELSEELEK from the exons ATGGCGGCTGCCTGTGGGAGGCTGGCGCCGAGGGGCGCTGCCATCGCCCTGCCCGGCC GGTGTTTTTCTTTATCGGGGTACCGAGTGAGCAGCGATGGAAAGCCACCGAAATTCCAGCCGCCTCCGAAGCCCGTCATTATTGACAGGAAGACgcagaaggaggagaggag GTTCCTGAGCCCTGAATTTATACCTCCCAGAGGGAGAACAGATCCTCTTAAATACTATATAGAAAGAAAGGATATgatacagagaagaaaagtcTTCAACATCCCAGAATTCTATGTTG GCAGTGTACTAGCTGTGACAACTGCGGATCCCTATGCCAGTGACAAATCCAAGCGGTTTGTTGGGATCTGCATTcacagaggagggaagggactcGGCGCTACCTTTGTCCTTCGAAATGTCATAGAAGACCAAG GGGTTGAAATCTGCTATGAACTGTACAGTCCTCGAATCCAGGCGATCGAGGTTCTGAAGCTGGAGAAGAGGCTGGATGAGAACCTGATGTACCTGCGAGATGCCCTCCCCGAGTACAGCACTTTCGATGTCAATATGAAACCTGTGCCTCTTATGGACCACGAGGAAATTCCTGTGAACAAG TTGCAGGTACGAATGAAACCTAAACCATGGTCAAAACGGTGGGAAAGACCCAAATATAATATAAAAGGAATAAAGTTTGAGCTACCAGAAcataaaatgaaagcagcacagaagtggAGCCAGCCATGGCTGGAATTTGACATGCTGAGAGAATACGATACTtcaaaaatagaggaaaaaatttgGAAAGAACTGAGTGAAgaacttgaaaaataa